Below is a window of Candidatus Edwardsbacteria bacterium DNA.
CGACAGCGGCTATTGGCCGGCCATCGCGTCGTTTTTGGACGGCATGTAAAACTAAACATTTGACCTCACCCTTCCCTCTCCTAATGCTTTAGGAGAGGGGTAGGGGAGAGGTCCGGAATAATAATAGAGGAAAATGAAAGCCAAGCCAGACATCAAAATACGATTAGTAAAGAAAACGGATAGCAACGATTGGCTGGCCATGCGCCGGGCATTGTGGCCCGATTGTCCGCCCAAAAAGCACCGGGAGGAAATGGCAGAGATACTGGCCGACAAAAAAGATCAGCCGGCATGGGTGGCCGAGTCTTTAAGCGGAGAACCGGCAGGATTCCTTGAGGCTGCGGTCCGCAACTATGCCGACGGGGCGGGACGGCAGGATGTCGGCTATCTGGAAGGCTGG
It encodes the following:
- a CDS encoding GNAT family N-acetyltransferase; the protein is MKAKPDIKIRLVKKTDSNDWLAMRRALWPDCPPKKHREEMAEILADKKDQPAWVAESLSGEPAGFLEAAVRNYADGAGRQDVGYLEGWYVKPKFRKMGVGRALVKAAEEWAVGRGFSHMGSDTWVGNMGSYKAHQAMGYKDVGRDIHFVKKLKTKS